The DNA window AACACCCCGAGCAGCGCGTCGGAGTGGCCCACCTCGTCACCCCGGATCAGCTCCGGGTAGTGGAAGTCGTCGCCGGTGTAGAGCCGTACCCCGGCCGGCAGCCGGCGGCGCAGCGCGACCTCCCGCCCGGCGTCCAGCAGGGACACCTTGATCCCGTCCACCCTGGACTGGTGTGCCTTGATCAGCTCGATCACCGTGTCGGCGGCCAGGTCCAGGTCGACCGCACCCCAGTAGCCCGTCAGCGCCGGGTCGAACATCAGGCCCAGCCAGTGCAGCACCACCGGCTCCTCGGCGGCGGTCAGCAGGTCGTCGTACACCCGCAGATAGTCCTCCGGGCCGCGGGCCGCGGCGGCCAGGTGCCGGCTGCACATCAGCACCGGCCGCGCGCCGGCCGCCCGTACGTCGTCGAGCTGCTCCCGGTAGGCCGCGGTGACCTCGGCCAGGGTGGCCGGGCCGGTCGGCAGCTGGTCGGTGCCGACTCCGGCGACGATCCGTCCGCCCACCGCGCGGGCCTCGTCGGCACTGCGCCGGATCAGTTCCCGGGTGGCCGGGTAGTCCAGCCCCATCCCCCGCTGGGCGGTGTCCATCGCCTCGGCGACCCCCAACCCGTACGACCAGAGGTGCCGCCGGAAGGCCAGCGTGGTGTCCCAGTCCACTGCCGCCGGCGCGCCCGGCACGTTCTCCGCGCCGGGATCGGCCACCACGTGCGCGGCGGCGTACGCGATCCGGCTGGTCGCCGGGGCGGCTGGCCGGGGGAACCCGCTCCCCCGGCCAGCCGGTGCCGCCGCCCGCCGGGCAGCACCACCTCGGCAGTCATGAGTTCAGCTCCGGCACCTCGACGCGGACTCCCTCGCGGGCCGAGCGCAGCCCGAGTTCGGCGAGCTGCACGCCGCGCGCGCCGGCCAGGAAGTCCCAGCGGAACGGCTCACCGGCCACCACGTGCCGCAGGAACGCCTCCCACTGCACCTTGAAGCCGTTGTCGAACTCCTCGTTGTCGGGCACCTCGGTCCACTGCGCCCGGAAGTCCTCGGTGACCGGCAGGTCCGGGTTCCAGACCGGCTTCGGCGTGACCGCCCGATGCTGCGCCCGGCAGCGGCGCAGACCCGCCACGGCGCTGCCCTCAGTGCCGTCGACCTGGAACTCCACCAGCTCGTCGCGGAACACCCGCACGCACCAGGACGAGTTGAGCTGAGCGATCACCCCGCCGTCGAGCTCGAAGATGCCGTACGCGGCGTCGTCGGCGGTGGCGGGGTAGGTGCGGCCGTCCTCGTCGACCCGCTCGGGAACGTGGGTGGCGGTCACGCAGGAGACGGCGGCCACCCGGCCGAACAGCTCCTCCAGCACGTAGTGCCAGTGCGGGAACATGTCGACCACGATGCCGCCGCCGTCCTCGGCCCGGTAGTTCCAGGACGGACGCTGGGCCGGCTGCCAGTCGCCCTCGAAGACCCAGTAGCCGAACTCGCCGCGCACCGAGAGGATCCGGCCGAAGAAGCCGCCGTCGATGAGCCGCTTGAGCTTGCGCAGCCCCGGCAGGAAGAGCTTGTCCTGCACCACGCCGGTGCGTACCCCGGCGGCGTCGGCGGCCCGGGCCAGGTCGAGCGCGGCGGCGGTGTCCTCGGCCAGGGGCTTCTCCGTGTAGATGTGCTTGCCGGCCTCGATCGCCTGCCGGATCGCCTTCTCCCGCTGCTGGGTGACCTGGGCGTCGAAGTAGATCTCGACGTCGTCACGGGCCAGCGCCGAGGTGAGGTCGGTGGTCCAGTCGGTCAGCCCGTGTCGCTCGGCGAGCTCGCGGAGTTTCGTCTCGTTGCGTCCGACCAGGACCGGTTCCGGCCAGATGGTCGTGCCGTCGGCCAACGTCACCCCGCCGGACTCGCGGATGGCCAGCAGCGAGCGGACGAGGTGCTGCCGGTAGCCCATCCTCCCGGTCACGCCGTTGACGATGATGCCGATCGACCTGCGGGTCATGATGTTCCTTCCGTCGTGCTGGTCGTGCCGATGCGGGCTCAGTGGTTGGCGGCCGCGCTGCCGAGCAACCCGCGCAGGTCGGTGGCGAGCCGGTCGAAGCGGGGATCCGACATCACCTGCGCGTAGTCGCGGTGCGCCGGCAGGTCGACTGGAAAGGTGCGGATGATCCGGCCAGGCCGGGCACTCATCACCACGACCCGGGTGCCGAGGAAGACCGCCTCGGCGATGGAGTGGGTCACCAGCACCACCGTGGTGCCGGTCTCCCGCCAGATCCGGTGCAGCTCGGCGTTCATCTGCTCCCGGGTCAGCGCGTCCAGGGCACCGAACGGCTCGTCCATGAGCAGCACCGGCGGGGAGTGCAGCAGCGCGCGGCAGAGCGCCACCCGCTGCTGCATACCGCCGGACAGCTCGTGCGGCAGCGCCTTCTCGAAGCCGGTCAGGCCGGTCATCTCGATCAGCTCGTCCGTCCGGCGGGCCGCCTGCGCCCGGTCCATGCCGCGCATCTCGGCCTGGAGCAGGATGTTCGCCCGCGCGCCGCGCCACTCCAGCAGCGCGGCCTTCTGAAAGACGAAGCCGATCTCCTTCTGCGGGCCGCGCACCGGGCGGTCCAGCAGCGACACGTCGCCGCTGGTCGGCCGGACCAGCCCGGCGATGATCTTCAGCAGCGTGGACTTGCCGCAGCCGGACGGACCGACGATGGTGACGAACTCCCCCGGCTGGATGTCCAGCGACACGTCGTCCAGCGCGGTGGTCTGCGACCGTCGGGAGCTGAACCGGACGGTCAGCCCGGACATCCCGATGGCGGTGCCGGCCTGCGCCGGCGCGGCGGTCACCCGGTCACCCCTGGGCCGCGTAGGAGGCGTCCCAGT is part of the Micromonospora cremea genome and encodes:
- a CDS encoding Gfo/Idh/MocA family protein; the protein is MTRRSIGIIVNGVTGRMGYRQHLVRSLLAIRESGGVTLADGTTIWPEPVLVGRNETKLRELAERHGLTDWTTDLTSALARDDVEIYFDAQVTQQREKAIRQAIEAGKHIYTEKPLAEDTAAALDLARAADAAGVRTGVVQDKLFLPGLRKLKRLIDGGFFGRILSVRGEFGYWVFEGDWQPAQRPSWNYRAEDGGGIVVDMFPHWHYVLEELFGRVAAVSCVTATHVPERVDEDGRTYPATADDAAYGIFELDGGVIAQLNSSWCVRVFRDELVEFQVDGTEGSAVAGLRRCRAQHRAVTPKPVWNPDLPVTEDFRAQWTEVPDNEEFDNGFKVQWEAFLRHVVAGEPFRWDFLAGARGVQLAELGLRSAREGVRVEVPELNS
- a CDS encoding ABC transporter ATP-binding protein, translated to MSGLTVRFSSRRSQTTALDDVSLDIQPGEFVTIVGPSGCGKSTLLKIIAGLVRPTSGDVSLLDRPVRGPQKEIGFVFQKAALLEWRGARANILLQAEMRGMDRAQAARRTDELIEMTGLTGFEKALPHELSGGMQQRVALCRALLHSPPVLLMDEPFGALDALTREQMNAELHRIWRETGTTVVLVTHSIAEAVFLGTRVVVMSARPGRIIRTFPVDLPAHRDYAQVMSDPRFDRLATDLRGLLGSAAANH